One Chanodichthys erythropterus isolate Z2021 chromosome 22, ASM2448905v1, whole genome shotgun sequence DNA window includes the following coding sequences:
- the mrps2 gene encoding 28S ribosomal protein S2, mitochondrial isoform X1: MWCLMQTVFIRPKLCMEHHYPQSSALLRNLSGRSSSGNMAAGILTRVTQVLRGPRLVSAVFSCHGQTFSSAAAAVKSKPPARDTAATEKIQNFPLTQPDYFRLSELFTMKDLFEARVHLGHKKGCRHRLMEPYLFGSRLDVDIIDLEQTAEHLQRALNFTAHVAYRGGIILFVSRRRQFGHLVETTAKECGEYAHTRYWKGGLLTNAPIQYSPGVRLPDLIVFFSTLNNVFQQHVGIRDAAKMNIPTVGIVDSNCNPSLITYPVPGNDDTPVAMEMYCRLFKMTVNRAKDKRRQMELLKGISSSV, translated from the exons ATGTGGTGTTTAATGCAAACGGTTTTTATCAGACCAAAGCTCTGTATGGAACATCACTACCCACAATCCTCTGCGCTTTTGCGCAATCTCAGTGGGCGGAGCTCTAGCGGAAACATGGCAGCTGGCATCTTAACTAGAG TAACGCAGGTTCTCCGGGGCCCTCGGTTGGTCTCTGCTGTGTTCTCGTGTCACGGACAGACATTCAGCTCCGCAGCAGCTGCAGTCAAATCAAAGCCACCAGCGAGAGACACCG CTGCTACAGAGAAAATCCAGAACTTCCCACTTACTCAACCAGACTATTTCCGCTTGTCTGAGCTCTTCACCATGAAGGACCTGTTTGAGGCCCGTGTTCATCTTGGACACAAGAAAGGCTGCCGACATAG GCTAATGGAACCGTATCTGTTTGGCTCTCGTCTGGATGTTGACATCATTGACCTTGAACAGACAGCAGAACACCTCCAGCGGGCGCTGAACTTCACGGCTCATGTGGCGTACCGCGGTGGCATCATCCTGTTCGTCAGCCGCAGGCGGCAGTTCGGTCATCTGGTGGAGACGACGGCGAAGGAGTGCGGCGAATACGCTCACACGCGCTACTGGAAGGGAGGACTGCTCACCAACGCCCCTATCCAGTACAGCCCCGGCGTGCGACTTCCAGACCTCATCGTGTTCTTCTCCACGCTCAATAACGTTTTCCAGCAGCACGTCGGGATCCGGGACGCAGCCAAAATGAATATTCCCACGGTCGGGATTGTGGACTCTAATTGTAACCCCAGCCTCATCACCTACCCAGTGCCAGGCAACGATGACACTCCTGTTGCGATGGAAATGTACTGCCGGCTATTCAAAATGACAGTTAACAGGGCAAAGGACAAGAGGAGACAGATGGAGCTTCTCAAGGGGATTTCATCCTCCGTATGA
- the mrps2 gene encoding 28S ribosomal protein S2, mitochondrial isoform X2, which produces MMVFSNAGSPGPSVGLCCVLVSRTDIQLRSSCSQIKATSERHRLTYAAATEKIQNFPLTQPDYFRLSELFTMKDLFEARVHLGHKKGCRHRLMEPYLFGSRLDVDIIDLEQTAEHLQRALNFTAHVAYRGGIILFVSRRRQFGHLVETTAKECGEYAHTRYWKGGLLTNAPIQYSPGVRLPDLIVFFSTLNNVFQQHVGIRDAAKMNIPTVGIVDSNCNPSLITYPVPGNDDTPVAMEMYCRLFKMTVNRAKDKRRQMELLKGISSSV; this is translated from the exons ATGATGGTTTTCAGTAACGCAGGTTCTCCGGGGCCCTCGGTTGGTCTCTGCTGTGTTCTCGTGTCACGGACAGACATTCAGCTCCGCAGCAGCTGCAGTCAAATCAAAGCCACCAGCGAGAGACACCG TCTTACATATGCAGCTGCTACAGAGAAAATCCAGAACTTCCCACTTACTCAACCAGACTATTTCCGCTTGTCTGAGCTCTTCACCATGAAGGACCTGTTTGAGGCCCGTGTTCATCTTGGACACAAGAAAGGCTGCCGACATAG GCTAATGGAACCGTATCTGTTTGGCTCTCGTCTGGATGTTGACATCATTGACCTTGAACAGACAGCAGAACACCTCCAGCGGGCGCTGAACTTCACGGCTCATGTGGCGTACCGCGGTGGCATCATCCTGTTCGTCAGCCGCAGGCGGCAGTTCGGTCATCTGGTGGAGACGACGGCGAAGGAGTGCGGCGAATACGCTCACACGCGCTACTGGAAGGGAGGACTGCTCACCAACGCCCCTATCCAGTACAGCCCCGGCGTGCGACTTCCAGACCTCATCGTGTTCTTCTCCACGCTCAATAACGTTTTCCAGCAGCACGTCGGGATCCGGGACGCAGCCAAAATGAATATTCCCACGGTCGGGATTGTGGACTCTAATTGTAACCCCAGCCTCATCACCTACCCAGTGCCAGGCAACGATGACACTCCTGTTGCGATGGAAATGTACTGCCGGCTATTCAAAATGACAGTTAACAGGGCAAAGGACAAGAGGAGACAGATGGAGCTTCTCAAGGGGATTTCATCCTCCGTATGA